In Sedimentibacter sp. MB31-C6, one genomic interval encodes:
- a CDS encoding rubrerythrin family protein, with the protein MAVVDFANSETYRNLQSAFQGELIASAKYQIYGTRARQDGYQQIGNIFDETARNEREHARIWLDQINSGQETTTYENLVEAYNLENYEWTEMYRQYAEKAREEGYEDIANLFEAVGLIERHHDFRFRQLAENIRTNRVFCKNNISVWICIICGNLVWNECAPERCPVCGYPQSYYELNCENY; encoded by the coding sequence ATGGCTGTTGTTGATTTTGCAAATAGTGAAACATATAGAAATCTACAAAGTGCCTTTCAAGGTGAATTAATTGCTAGTGCCAAATATCAAATATATGGAACTAGAGCAAGACAAGATGGTTATCAGCAAATAGGCAATATATTTGATGAAACTGCTAGAAATGAAAGAGAGCATGCAAGAATATGGTTAGATCAAATAAATAGTGGTCAAGAAACAACAACATATGAAAACTTAGTAGAAGCTTATAATCTTGAAAACTATGAATGGACCGAAATGTATCGACAATATGCAGAAAAGGCTCGTGAAGAAGGATATGAAGATATTGCGAATTTATTTGAAGCTGTTGGACTTATAGAAAGACATCATGATTTTAGGTTTAGACAGTTAGCCGAAAACATTAGAACTAACCGAGTGTTTTGTAAAAATAATATTTCTGTATGGATTTGCATTATTTGTGGTAATTTAGTGTGGAATGAATGTGCACCTGAAAGATGTCCTGTATGTGGATATCCACAAAGTTACTATGAGCTTAATTGTGAAAATTACTAA
- a CDS encoding transposase, with product MSIKYSQLTLAENFSECQDLLTSDTSTFFSLLEEHINLCDFIPVEFYCAFHLSIGRKRDYPLKGFLSALILQKILTIPTDALLINLLSLCRELRDFCGFTKVPDAPMFTRFKQTFIPQLELMFSKMVDYTEPICQAIDSTLASIITLDTSGIELYVKENNPKYLNTLIRQLKTYYKNNLNVDPYKMAYGLMPSQATSSPDAKQMYINGHFCYADKFAIITNGLGLVRNIAFLDDDFKQKHQDIEIDKKSDSPDEDKSIGDSSALKPVLQDFFELHPDFHPSTFLGDSAFDTIETYTFLKDEFNFKKAIIPYNTRNESTLKKVGYNEYGYPLCPNDSSLVMKYCGPCREKGRADRIKWICPKVHMERGQFVCNCDNPCSTAKKGRTTYTYENMSFRMFPGLQRDSDEWNELYKIRTVVERAINHFKMNMCIAGRKSRDHLTTKADVLIAGIASQFTAIIAHRLSCPQYLRSLKPLIA from the coding sequence ATGTCTATTAAATACTCTCAGCTAACACTTGCTGAAAATTTCAGTGAATGTCAAGATTTACTAACATCTGACACATCTACATTCTTCTCACTATTAGAAGAACATATTAATTTATGTGATTTCATACCAGTGGAATTTTACTGTGCTTTCCACTTATCAATAGGCAGAAAAAGGGATTATCCTTTAAAAGGATTTTTATCTGCTTTAATATTGCAGAAGATATTAACCATTCCTACTGATGCTTTACTTATCAATTTACTTTCTTTATGTCGCGAATTGCGTGATTTCTGTGGTTTTACAAAAGTGCCTGACGCCCCTATGTTTACACGTTTTAAACAGACCTTTATACCTCAATTAGAGCTTATGTTCTCTAAAATGGTTGACTATACTGAACCTATCTGTCAAGCTATCGATTCTACCCTTGCTTCAATTATTACACTTGATACTTCCGGAATTGAATTATATGTTAAAGAAAACAATCCTAAGTATTTGAATACTCTCATTAGACAGCTTAAAACTTACTATAAGAATAATCTTAACGTTGATCCATACAAAATGGCTTATGGTCTAATGCCTTCTCAAGCTACATCTTCTCCTGATGCTAAACAGATGTACATTAATGGTCATTTCTGTTATGCCGACAAATTTGCTATTATCACCAATGGTTTAGGACTTGTGCGTAATATTGCTTTCTTGGATGATGACTTCAAACAAAAGCATCAAGATATTGAAATTGACAAGAAATCCGATTCCCCTGACGAGGATAAATCAATCGGTGATTCTTCTGCATTAAAACCGGTTTTACAAGACTTCTTTGAACTTCATCCTGATTTTCACCCATCGACTTTTCTTGGAGATTCCGCCTTTGATACTATTGAAACCTATACTTTTTTAAAAGATGAATTTAATTTTAAAAAAGCAATTATCCCTTACAATACAAGGAATGAAAGTACTCTTAAAAAAGTTGGTTACAATGAATATGGTTATCCATTATGTCCAAATGACTCCTCTTTGGTTATGAAATATTGTGGGCCTTGCCGTGAAAAGGGTCGTGCCGACCGTATAAAATGGATATGCCCTAAAGTTCATATGGAAAGAGGTCAATTTGTTTGTAATTGTGACAATCCGTGCAGCACTGCCAAAAAAGGTAGAACTACTTACACTTATGAAAATATGAGTTTTCGTATGTTTCCAGGCTTACAACGTGATTCTGATGAATGGAATGAGTTGTATAAAATACGTACTGTTGTAGAAAGAGCCATTAACCATTTTAAAATGAACATGTGCATAGCCGGAAGAAAATCTCGTGACCATCTTACTACTAAAGCTGATGTGCTTATTGCAGGAATTGCTAGTCAATTCACAGCAATTATCGCACACAGATTAAGTTGTCCACAGTATCTTAGAAGTCTTAAACCACTAATTGCATAA
- the pfkA gene encoding 6-phosphofructokinase, producing MKKLGVLTSGGDAPGMNAAIRSVVRYGIYNNINVIGIKNGYKGLIDNESIEMNLSSVADIIHRGGTILGSARSKEFQEEEGLKKALNNIKYLGIDGMVVIGGDGTFRGAQQLCESGIPTIGIPGTIDNDLPYTQYTLGFFTALTTVLESVEKIRDTSSSHGRTNVIQVMGRNCGDIALYAGLAGGAEMVILPEVPYNIDEVCDKIMQGRARGKKHSIIILAEGAGEAKDISEKIREKTGVGTRYSVLGYTQRGGTPSAFDRLLGSQMGARAVELLKNSAENKLLGIRGNEIFDMDIEEALSKEKEFDLSTYELTKILSI from the coding sequence TTGAAAAAGTTAGGAGTATTAACAAGTGGTGGAGACGCACCTGGTATGAATGCAGCAATTAGGTCAGTCGTAAGATATGGAATATATAATAATATTAATGTAATAGGTATAAAAAATGGATATAAAGGATTAATAGATAACGAAAGCATTGAAATGAATTTATCTTCAGTTGCTGATATAATACATAGAGGTGGAACCATATTAGGAAGTGCCAGAAGTAAAGAGTTTCAGGAAGAAGAAGGGCTGAAAAAAGCATTAAATAATATAAAATATTTAGGAATTGATGGTATGGTAGTTATAGGAGGAGATGGTACATTCCGAGGGGCTCAACAGCTATGTGAATCAGGTATACCAACAATAGGCATACCTGGTACAATTGATAATGATTTGCCTTACACTCAATATACACTTGGTTTTTTTACGGCTTTAACAACAGTTTTAGAATCGGTTGAAAAAATTAGAGATACATCATCATCACATGGCAGAACAAATGTAATACAGGTTATGGGTAGAAACTGTGGAGATATAGCACTTTATGCAGGACTTGCTGGTGGTGCAGAGATGGTTATTTTACCAGAGGTACCCTATAACATAGATGAAGTTTGTGATAAAATTATGCAAGGACGTGCAAGAGGTAAAAAACATAGCATAATTATATTGGCAGAAGGAGCAGGTGAAGCGAAGGATATAAGTGAAAAAATTAGAGAAAAAACAGGTGTTGGTACTAGATATTCTGTTTTAGGTTATACACAAAGAGGAGGTACTCCATCTGCATTTGATAGATTATTAGGTAGTCAAATGGGAGCAAGAGCAGTTGAGTTGTTAAAAAACTCAGCAGAAAACAAATTATTGGGAATCAGAGGAAATGAAATATTTGATATGGATATAGAAGAAGCCTTATCAAAGGAAAAAGAATTTGATTTATCAACTTACGAACTTACAAAAATATTATCAATATAA
- the cls gene encoding cardiolipin synthase has product MQKIKRILFSRVMVVSVAILLQILTFIIIIYRFSNYFVIDTIFTVLSVLVVLYILNGKTNPVYKIAWIIPILTFPVFGGLFYLMLGRNGFNKKMIVRMKEISYKMDDSLNQNSQTENSLFLENKIAANQAKYIERYSICPVYNNSTTEFLSPGDKFYKHLLKELQKAEKYIFLEFFIINEGIMWNSILEILKEKAKKGVDVRVIYDDVGCLFKLPFGYDKSLESMGIKCCVFNPLKPVFSIRFNNRDHRKIAIIDGKTAYTGGVNLADEYINEIERFGHWRDSAIAVKGEAVWSFAVMFLSMWNFLRNTDNDYSIFKPTDYGVNAKENGYVQPFNDSPLDGEPVSETVYLNLINQARRYIFIETPYLIADNKMMVALSIAAKRGVDVRIMTPHIPDKWYAFAVTQSNYAELLESGVSIYEYTPGFNHGKTFVVDDEYAVVGTINLDYRSLYLHFECGVWMYKTKSVLEVKEDTLRVFDICEKITFDSIRKIPWYKKIIGLIFKIFAPIM; this is encoded by the coding sequence ATGCAAAAAATTAAAAGAATTTTATTTAGTAGAGTAATGGTAGTATCCGTTGCGATTTTGCTTCAGATCCTTACCTTCATAATAATAATATACAGATTTAGTAATTATTTTGTTATTGATACTATTTTTACAGTACTTAGTGTCTTAGTTGTTTTGTATATTTTAAATGGAAAAACTAATCCTGTTTATAAAATAGCATGGATAATACCAATTTTAACATTTCCAGTATTTGGGGGACTTTTTTACCTTATGCTTGGTAGAAACGGATTTAACAAAAAAATGATAGTAAGAATGAAAGAGATTTCTTATAAAATGGATGATTCTCTTAATCAAAATTCACAAACAGAGAACAGCCTTTTTCTAGAGAATAAAATTGCAGCAAATCAAGCAAAATATATCGAGAGATATTCTATTTGCCCCGTTTATAATAATTCAACTACAGAATTCTTGTCTCCAGGGGATAAATTTTATAAACATTTACTCAAAGAACTTCAAAAAGCAGAAAAATACATATTTCTCGAATTTTTCATAATAAATGAAGGTATTATGTGGAATTCAATTTTGGAAATTTTGAAAGAAAAGGCAAAAAAAGGTGTTGATGTTCGCGTTATATATGACGATGTAGGATGTTTGTTTAAATTACCTTTTGGATATGATAAAAGCCTAGAATCTATGGGTATCAAGTGTTGTGTTTTCAATCCACTTAAACCTGTTTTTTCTATTAGGTTCAATAATAGAGATCATAGAAAAATTGCCATTATAGATGGCAAGACTGCTTATACCGGAGGCGTAAACTTAGCTGATGAATATATAAATGAAATAGAAAGATTTGGACATTGGAGGGATTCAGCAATTGCTGTAAAGGGAGAGGCAGTGTGGAGTTTTGCAGTTATGTTTCTCTCAATGTGGAACTTTTTAAGAAATACAGATAATGATTATAGTATTTTTAAACCTACAGATTACGGAGTAAATGCAAAAGAAAATGGTTATGTACAGCCATTTAATGACAGTCCATTAGATGGTGAACCTGTTAGTGAAACAGTATATTTAAATTTAATAAATCAAGCAAGAAGATACATTTTTATAGAAACACCTTATTTAATTGCAGATAATAAAATGATGGTAGCTTTGTCAATTGCAGCTAAAAGAGGAGTAGATGTAAGGATTATGACACCCCATATTCCAGATAAATGGTATGCATTTGCAGTTACACAATCTAATTATGCAGAATTACTGGAGTCAGGAGTATCTATATATGAATATACACCTGGATTTAATCATGGAAAAACATTTGTTGTTGATGATGAGTATGCAGTTGTAGGAACTATTAACTTAGATTATAGGAGTTTGTACCTTCATTTTGAGTGTGGTGTATGGATGTATAAAACTAAAAGTGTACTCGAGGTAAAAGAGGATACATTAAGAGTATTTGATATATGTGAGAAAATTACATTTGATAGTATAAGAAAAATACCATGGTATAAAAAAATTATAGGGCTAATATTTAAAATATTTGCTCCAATAATGTAA
- a CDS encoding chromate transporter has product MKKDIRFYWKLFLTTFSLSAFTVGGGYVIVPLMRKKFVEEYKWIDENEMLNLVAISQSSPGPIAVNASIMVGYKLAGILGSLVSIMGTVIPPLIIITIISEFYEVFKSNVIVNALLLGMRAGVAAVIIDVIIKMSKDIIESKSKISIMIMILSFLAAVVFNINAALLIIVSGAFGKIYYTIREKE; this is encoded by the coding sequence ATGAAAAAAGACATTAGATTTTACTGGAAACTATTTTTAACAACCTTTTCACTAAGTGCTTTTACTGTAGGTGGAGGATATGTAATAGTTCCCTTAATGAGAAAAAAATTTGTAGAAGAATATAAATGGATAGATGAAAATGAAATGCTAAATTTAGTAGCAATTTCCCAGTCTTCACCTGGACCAATTGCGGTAAATGCATCAATTATGGTTGGTTATAAGTTAGCAGGTATATTAGGTTCTCTTGTGTCAATTATGGGAACAGTCATACCACCCTTAATTATTATTACTATAATTTCGGAATTTTACGAAGTTTTTAAAAGTAATGTTATAGTTAATGCCCTATTGTTAGGTATGAGAGCTGGAGTAGCAGCTGTTATCATAGATGTTATTATAAAAATGAGTAAAGATATAATTGAAAGTAAGAGTAAAATATCTATTATGATTATGATACTTTCATTTTTAGCTGCTGTTGTATTTAACATAAATGCAGCACTGTTGATTATAGTAAGTGGAGCCTTTGGTAAAATTTATTATACTATTAGGGAAAAGGAGTAA
- a CDS encoding DNA polymerase III subunit alpha, translating to MSNKFTHLHVHTEFSLLDGACRIKELVKKAKELNMDSIAITDHGVMYGVVEFFKAAKKENIKPILGFEAYISPRNMSNKDPQKDKNQYHLVLLAENYEGYKNLLKICSAGFVDGYYYKPRIDKEILKRYSKGIIALSACLAGEVQSSLLNNNYEEALKTALIYKDIFGENNYFLELQNHGMEEQAEVNKALIKISQETGIPLVATNDVHYINKEDAYFHDVLLCIQMQNTINDEDRMKFPSDEFYLKSYDEMALLFPEEALENTTKIAERCNVELDFDTVHLPEFKIPDKYTKSEYFRGICEKGLKERYKDITEEIKSRLNYEIGIIEQMGYVDYFLIVWDFIKYAKDNKIMVGPGRGSAAGSLVAYSMKITNIDPLKYSLIFERFLNPERVSMPDIDVDFCYERREEVIDYVRHKYGDERVAQIITFGTMAARGSIRDVGRALDFSYGEVDFIAKKIPMNIGMTISTALEVNKELKDLYDGDNKVKTLIDLALKVEGLPRHASTHAAGVLISKEDVTEYVPLSRNKDIITTQFNMIELEELGLLKMDFLGLRTLTVIRDAIDLVETNHKIKVDFSNCQYNDSKIYKLFADADTLGIFQFESTGMRAFLKELKPTEFENLAAANALYRPGPMGQIPTYIKNRLNPDEVSYLHPKLEPILNVTYSCMVYQEQVMQIVRDIGGFTMGRSDLLRRAMGKKKMNVMLEERKNFIYGKDKENGEIEIKGAIRNGVDEKTANEIYDLMIEFAKYAFPKAHSVAYAALAYETAYLKYYYPVEFMAALISSIMGSSSTVSLYIRECQRLGIEILPPDVNESRDKFTVVNGKIRFGLAAVKNVGTNVINDIIRARETKGKFTSFIDFCQKVDSSVLNKRQIESLIKCGAFDFLKVHRSQLMAIFEKTIDGVVNQKKRNVAGQFSLFDDIASGMNITLDEEMPKLPEYNEKTILAMEKEMLGVYISGHPLSQYEKKLEKKVTTNSSLIAELKDSTDESNLQKDWSKVIIGGIIIRKQNKITKNNNMMAFVTLEDLYGTVEVIIFPKIYEKYKELIYEDSIVIMEGSLNIAEEDVPKLICNKIFQLNNNTTSESSKKLYLKVKDKSHFRNVKKKLYYNFQQCSGNDCVVIYNEKDKTNMVLPESNWVNIEDKEFINKLKVLLGEDNIAIKGE from the coding sequence ATGTCAAACAAATTTACACATTTACACGTACATACTGAATTTAGTCTCCTTGATGGTGCTTGCAGAATAAAGGAGCTTGTAAAAAAAGCTAAAGAACTAAATATGGATTCCATAGCTATTACAGATCATGGAGTAATGTATGGAGTAGTTGAATTTTTTAAAGCAGCAAAAAAAGAAAACATAAAACCTATATTAGGGTTTGAAGCATATATATCTCCGCGAAATATGTCTAATAAGGACCCTCAAAAGGATAAAAATCAGTATCATCTCGTTTTACTTGCAGAAAATTACGAAGGTTATAAAAACCTATTAAAGATTTGTTCAGCAGGTTTTGTTGATGGATATTATTATAAACCAAGAATAGATAAAGAAATATTAAAACGATACAGTAAGGGTATAATAGCATTAAGTGCATGTCTTGCAGGAGAAGTTCAAAGTTCATTACTTAATAATAATTATGAAGAAGCTTTAAAAACAGCTTTAATATATAAAGACATATTTGGAGAAAATAATTATTTCTTAGAATTGCAAAATCATGGTATGGAAGAGCAGGCAGAAGTAAATAAGGCACTAATAAAAATAAGTCAAGAAACAGGTATACCTCTCGTTGCAACTAATGATGTACATTATATTAATAAAGAAGATGCATATTTTCATGATGTATTGCTTTGTATTCAAATGCAAAATACTATAAATGATGAAGATAGAATGAAATTTCCATCTGATGAGTTTTATTTAAAATCTTACGATGAGATGGCTTTGCTTTTTCCAGAAGAAGCATTAGAAAATACTACTAAAATTGCAGAGCGATGTAATGTTGAATTGGATTTTGATACAGTACATTTACCAGAATTTAAAATACCAGATAAGTATACTAAGAGTGAATATTTTAGAGGAATATGTGAAAAGGGTTTAAAAGAAAGATATAAAGATATTACAGAAGAAATTAAATCAAGACTTAATTATGAAATTGGTATAATTGAGCAAATGGGTTATGTTGATTATTTTTTGATTGTATGGGATTTTATTAAATATGCAAAAGATAATAAAATAATGGTTGGTCCAGGAAGAGGGTCCGCCGCTGGAAGTTTAGTTGCATATTCAATGAAAATCACTAATATAGACCCATTAAAGTACAGTTTAATTTTCGAAAGATTCTTAAATCCTGAAAGAGTTAGTATGCCTGATATAGACGTAGATTTTTGCTATGAACGTCGTGAAGAAGTCATTGATTACGTTAGACATAAATATGGAGATGAAAGAGTTGCACAAATAATAACCTTTGGTACCATGGCTGCAAGAGGTTCTATTAGAGACGTTGGCAGAGCATTAGACTTTTCATATGGTGAAGTAGACTTTATTGCAAAGAAAATTCCAATGAATATTGGAATGACAATTTCCACTGCATTAGAAGTAAACAAGGAACTTAAAGATTTATATGATGGTGATAATAAAGTAAAAACTCTTATAGATTTAGCATTAAAAGTGGAAGGGTTACCTAGACATGCATCAACTCACGCAGCAGGTGTTCTTATATCAAAAGAAGACGTAACAGAGTATGTCCCTCTTTCACGAAATAAAGACATTATAACAACTCAATTTAATATGATTGAATTAGAAGAATTAGGACTTCTAAAAATGGACTTTTTAGGTCTTAGAACATTAACAGTTATAAGAGATGCCATAGATTTAGTTGAAACAAATCACAAAATTAAAGTTGACTTTAGTAACTGTCAGTATAATGATTCAAAAATATACAAACTTTTTGCTGATGCAGACACTCTTGGTATATTTCAGTTTGAAAGTACAGGAATGAGAGCATTTCTTAAGGAATTGAAACCTACCGAGTTTGAAAACTTAGCAGCAGCAAATGCGTTATACAGACCAGGTCCTATGGGACAAATTCCTACATATATAAAGAATAGGTTAAATCCAGACGAAGTTTCATACCTTCATCCAAAATTAGAGCCCATATTAAATGTTACCTACAGTTGCATGGTATATCAAGAGCAGGTAATGCAGATTGTTAGGGATATTGGTGGTTTTACAATGGGTCGTTCTGATTTATTAAGACGTGCTATGGGTAAGAAAAAAATGAATGTAATGCTTGAAGAAAGAAAGAATTTCATTTATGGCAAGGATAAAGAAAATGGAGAAATAGAAATTAAAGGTGCTATAAGGAATGGAGTTGATGAGAAAACTGCCAACGAGATATATGATTTAATGATTGAGTTTGCCAAATATGCATTTCCTAAAGCACATTCTGTTGCATATGCAGCTTTAGCTTATGAAACAGCATACCTTAAATACTATTATCCTGTGGAATTTATGGCTGCTCTTATTTCCAGTATCATGGGTAGTTCCAGTACTGTATCCCTATACATTAGAGAATGTCAAAGACTTGGAATAGAAATTTTACCTCCTGACGTAAATGAAAGTAGAGATAAATTTACTGTTGTAAACGGTAAAATTCGATTTGGCCTTGCTGCAGTAAAAAACGTAGGAACAAATGTAATTAATGACATAATAAGAGCTCGAGAAACAAAAGGAAAATTCACAAGTTTTATAGATTTTTGCCAAAAAGTTGATTCTAGTGTTTTAAATAAGAGGCAAATAGAATCCTTAATAAAATGCGGTGCCTTTGACTTCTTAAAAGTTCATAGATCTCAGCTTATGGCTATATTTGAAAAGACAATAGATGGAGTTGTTAATCAAAAGAAAAGAAATGTAGCAGGACAATTTTCATTATTTGATGATATAGCAAGTGGTATGAATATAACATTAGATGAAGAAATGCCAAAATTACCTGAATACAATGAAAAAACTATATTGGCAATGGAAAAGGAAATGTTAGGAGTTTATATAAGCGGACATCCACTTTCCCAGTATGAAAAAAAACTTGAGAAAAAAGTAACTACAAATTCCAGTTTAATTGCTGAACTAAAAGATTCAACAGATGAAAGTAATTTGCAAAAAGATTGGAGTAAAGTAATAATTGGCGGAATAATTATTAGAAAACAAAACAAAATAACTAAAAATAACAATATGATGGCATTTGTGACTTTAGAAGACTTATACGGGACAGTTGAAGTTATAATTTTTCCTAAAATTTACGAAAAATATAAAGAATTAATATATGAAGATAGCATTGTTATAATGGAGGGATCATTAAATATTGCTGAGGAAGATGTACCGAAACTAATTTGTAATAAAATATTTCAACTGAACAATAATACTACGAGTGAGTCGAGCAAAAAGTTATATTTAAAAGTAAAAGATAAATCTCACTTTAGAAATGTAAAAAAGAAGTTATATTATAATTTTCAGCAGTGTAGCGGAAACGATTGTGTTGTAATATATAATGAAAAAGATAAAACAAATATGGTTTTACCAGAAAGTAATTGGGTAAATATAGAAGATAAAGAATTTATTAATAAATTAAAGGTATTATTAGGAGAAGATAATATAGCAATAAAAGGAGAGTGA
- a CDS encoding chromate transporter: MIYLEIFWSFFQIGLFSIGGGYAALPLIEHQVIEIHNWLSLQEFADLLTISQMTPGPIAINSATFVGTKVAGLPGAIIATIGCITPSCIIVLTLAYFYFKYKNLSSIQGILKGLRPAVVSLIASAGLSILLLAVFKTEDVSIMNMEVEDINFISVILVVIGVFVLRKYKTDPIKVMITTGVIGIFVYGII; the protein is encoded by the coding sequence ATGATATATTTAGAGATTTTTTGGAGTTTTTTTCAAATAGGACTCTTTAGTATTGGTGGAGGGTATGCTGCTCTTCCTCTAATAGAACATCAAGTTATAGAAATTCATAATTGGCTTTCTCTTCAAGAATTTGCCGATTTGCTTACTATTTCTCAAATGACTCCTGGACCAATTGCCATAAACTCTGCTACTTTTGTTGGTACTAAGGTTGCTGGATTACCTGGGGCTATAATAGCTACAATTGGATGTATTACACCATCTTGTATAATTGTGTTAACATTAGCTTACTTTTATTTTAAATATAAAAATTTATCTTCAATACAAGGAATTTTAAAAGGATTAAGACCAGCTGTAGTATCATTAATAGCATCAGCAGGTTTGTCAATACTTCTTTTAGCTGTTTTTAAAACAGAAGATGTATCAATAATGAATATGGAGGTAGAAGACATTAATTTTATTTCAGTTATTTTAGTAGTAATAGGAGTTTTTGTTTTAAGAAAATACAAGACAGATCCTATAAAAGTAATGATTACTACTGGTGTGATAGGAATATTTGTTTATGGAATTATATAA
- a CDS encoding NifB/NifX family molybdenum-iron cluster-binding protein, whose amino-acid sequence MKIAVASDRGMVTEHFGHCESFDIFESKNNEVTNSKTIPNPGHRPGFLPNYLNDLGVNVIISGGMGGGAIDIFNEKGIEVITGAKGDARTAAEQYLLGNLKTTGSVCHEHQHHDECGE is encoded by the coding sequence ATGAAGATAGCAGTAGCAAGTGATAGAGGAATGGTAACTGAACATTTTGGACATTGTGAAAGCTTTGATATTTTTGAATCAAAGAATAATGAAGTAACAAATAGCAAAACAATTCCAAACCCTGGACACAGGCCAGGATTTTTACCCAATTATTTAAATGATTTAGGAGTAAATGTTATTATTTCTGGAGGAATGGGTGGCGGAGCCATCGATATATTTAATGAAAAAGGAATAGAAGTTATAACTGGAGCAAAAGGAGATGCAAGAACTGCTGCAGAACAATATTTGCTTGGAAATCTTAAAACTACCGGTTCAGTTTGTCATGAGCATCAACATCATGACGAATGTGGCGAATAG